A window of Amycolatopsis australiensis contains these coding sequences:
- a CDS encoding substrate-binding domain-containing protein, producing MAAHPVRARRIDARVVVLCVLLVAALLAWFGADYLRDRLATGGCDTTTPVRVTASPDIAPVLASLARTVPERDCYTVDVTAAPSAATAAALEANGATGPDVWVPESSTWLLRARDGGAWNLPESGQSVASSPVVLALTDDVAKHAGWPGKAPSWADVLAGSPVGLPDPNRDPAAIAALIGLRQLATDAPDPAAAFTEEIRRLSAVQEPFTASPASEQSVLARKLVAAYPAAGVPGFDYPYVVLPRASEASRSAAERFLRLLLDQTATAAFGNAGFRTPSGQLLGDRQAGTTRTDPAPRPAGPPAPDAMYGVLQAWAGANLSARVQVLLDVSGSMAATVPGTGRSRMALTLEAATQGLGLFKPTTEIGLWLFSTRLDGDKDYRELLPMRPLSQQLAAGGLAALQAVKPKPGGATGLYDSILAAYQNARQNWQLGRINVVVVLTDGRNEDSDSVGLPGLLAELGRLQDPRKPLPVIGIGIGPDIDASELQQVSAATGGESFSTPDPRKISDVFYQALSKLMCQPPACKN from the coding sequence ATGGCGGCACACCCGGTGCGGGCCCGGCGCATCGACGCGCGGGTCGTCGTCCTGTGCGTGCTGCTCGTGGCCGCCCTGCTCGCCTGGTTCGGCGCCGACTACCTGCGCGACCGCCTCGCCACCGGGGGCTGTGACACCACGACGCCGGTGCGCGTCACCGCTTCACCGGACATCGCGCCGGTGCTCGCCTCGCTCGCCCGGACCGTGCCGGAGCGGGACTGCTACACCGTCGACGTCACCGCGGCACCTTCCGCGGCGACCGCGGCGGCGCTCGAAGCCAACGGCGCGACCGGCCCCGACGTCTGGGTGCCGGAATCGAGCACGTGGCTGCTGCGGGCCCGCGACGGCGGCGCGTGGAACCTGCCCGAGTCCGGCCAGTCCGTGGCGAGCTCCCCGGTGGTGCTGGCGCTGACCGACGACGTCGCGAAACATGCGGGCTGGCCGGGCAAGGCGCCGTCGTGGGCGGACGTCCTCGCCGGAAGCCCGGTCGGCCTGCCCGACCCGAACCGCGACCCCGCCGCGATCGCCGCGCTGATCGGCCTGCGGCAGCTGGCAACGGACGCGCCCGATCCGGCCGCCGCGTTCACCGAGGAGATCCGCAGGCTTTCGGCGGTGCAGGAGCCGTTCACCGCGTCGCCGGCGTCGGAGCAGTCCGTGCTGGCGCGCAAGCTCGTCGCCGCGTACCCGGCGGCCGGCGTGCCCGGTTTCGACTACCCGTACGTCGTGCTGCCGCGCGCGTCGGAGGCGTCCCGGTCGGCGGCCGAGCGGTTCCTGCGGCTGCTGCTCGACCAGACCGCCACCGCGGCGTTCGGCAACGCCGGTTTCCGGACGCCGTCCGGGCAGCTGCTCGGCGACCGGCAGGCCGGCACCACGCGCACGGACCCCGCGCCGCGCCCGGCCGGGCCGCCGGCACCCGACGCGATGTACGGCGTGCTCCAGGCGTGGGCCGGGGCGAACCTCAGCGCCCGCGTCCAGGTGCTGCTCGACGTCTCCGGCTCGATGGCCGCCACCGTCCCCGGCACCGGCCGCAGCCGGATGGCGCTCACCCTGGAAGCCGCGACGCAGGGGCTCGGGCTGTTCAAGCCGACGACCGAAATCGGCCTGTGGCTGTTCTCGACCCGGCTCGACGGCGACAAGGACTACCGGGAACTGCTGCCGATGCGGCCCCTGTCCCAGCAGCTCGCCGCGGGCGGGCTGGCGGCACTGCAGGCGGTCAAGCCGAAACCCGGCGGCGCGACCGGGCTGTACGACTCGATCCTCGCCGCCTACCAGAACGCCCGGCAGAACTGGCAGCTCGGCCGGATCAACGTCGTCGTCGTGCTCACCGACGGCCGCAACGAGGACAGTGACTCCGTCGGGCTGCCCGGGCTGCTCGCCGAGCTGGGAAGGCTGCAGGACCCGCGGAAACCGCTGCCGGTGATCGGGATCGGCATCGGCCCGGACATCGACGCGAGCGAGCTGCAGCAGGTTTCGGCCGCCACCGGCGGCGAGTCGTTCAGCACGCCGGACCCGCGCAAGATCTCCGACGTCTTCTACCAGGCGCTGAGCAAGCTCATGTGCCAGCCGCCCGCCTGCAAGAATTGA
- a CDS encoding GcvT family protein → MTAPRVVIIGAGIVGANLADELTARGWTDVTVLDRGPLPRTGGSTSHAPGLVFQTNASKAMTDFARYTVEKFLELDCFRQVGGMEVATTPARWEDLKRKHGWATSWGVSGSLIDAEECVRRWPLLDGSRVFGALYVPTDGLARAAKAVEVLISRSTGRGARFVGATKVTDVLQEGGRVTGVRTDQGDFPADVVVSCAGFWGREIGAMVGMDVPLLPLAHQYAKTGQVAELVGRNTEETEASLPILRHQDQDLYFREHVDRLGIGSYAHRPMPVEESTLDPAVTGTAMPSMLPFTEDDFAPSWEQSKLLLPALRQTKVEEGFNGIFSFTPDGQSLVGESADVRGFWLAEAIWVTHSAGIAKAVAELLVSGHSEVDVHEIDVHRFEDVQLAPSYVHETAQQNFVEVYDILHPLQPKLSPRDLRVTPFHARQRELGAVFLEAGGWERPHWFEANAPLLKKLPHDWLPPARDAWSAQFHSPIAAAEAWHTRHGVALYDMTPLKRVEISGPGSLEFLQSLTTNQLDKSVGSVTYTLMLDNAGGVRSDVTVARLEREVFQVGINGNIDVDHFVKHAPPGVRVRDVTGGTCCIGVWGPLARDLVQPLSREDFSHEGLKYFRARKARIAGVPVVAMRLSYVGELGWEIYTGADNGLRLWDALWAAGRGLGVVAAGRAAFNSLRLEKGYRLWGTDMTTEHDPYEAGLAFAVRPAKGPFVGRDAIEGRSEETASRRLRCLTVDDGRTVVLGKEPVFVDGVAAGYVTSAAYGYTVGRPIAYAWLPGSVEIGRGVEIEYFGRRVATTVAAEPLVDPGMARIRR, encoded by the coding sequence ATGACCGCACCCCGCGTAGTGATCATCGGCGCCGGCATCGTCGGCGCGAACCTGGCCGACGAGCTGACGGCCCGCGGCTGGACCGACGTGACCGTGCTCGACCGCGGCCCGCTGCCGCGCACCGGCGGGTCCACCTCGCACGCGCCCGGGCTGGTGTTCCAGACCAACGCGTCCAAGGCGATGACGGACTTCGCCCGCTACACCGTCGAGAAGTTCCTGGAGCTGGACTGCTTCCGCCAGGTCGGCGGCATGGAGGTCGCGACCACGCCGGCCCGCTGGGAAGACCTCAAGCGCAAGCACGGCTGGGCGACGTCGTGGGGGGTCTCCGGCTCGCTCATCGACGCCGAAGAGTGCGTCCGGCGGTGGCCGTTGCTCGACGGCTCGCGGGTGTTCGGCGCGCTGTACGTCCCGACCGACGGTCTCGCCCGGGCCGCGAAGGCCGTCGAGGTGCTGATCTCGCGCTCCACCGGGCGCGGCGCGCGGTTCGTCGGGGCCACCAAGGTCACCGACGTCCTCCAGGAGGGTGGCCGCGTCACCGGCGTCCGGACCGACCAGGGTGACTTCCCGGCCGACGTCGTCGTCTCGTGCGCCGGGTTCTGGGGCCGCGAGATCGGCGCCATGGTGGGGATGGACGTCCCGCTGTTGCCGCTGGCGCACCAGTACGCCAAGACCGGGCAGGTCGCCGAACTCGTCGGGCGCAACACCGAAGAGACCGAGGCGAGCCTGCCGATCCTGCGGCACCAGGACCAGGACCTGTACTTCCGGGAGCACGTCGACCGGCTCGGGATCGGGTCCTACGCGCACCGCCCGATGCCCGTCGAGGAGTCCACCCTGGACCCGGCGGTGACCGGGACGGCCATGCCGTCGATGCTGCCCTTCACCGAGGACGACTTCGCGCCGTCGTGGGAGCAGAGCAAGCTGCTGCTGCCCGCGTTGCGGCAGACGAAGGTCGAGGAGGGCTTCAACGGCATCTTCTCGTTCACCCCGGACGGCCAGTCGCTCGTCGGCGAGTCCGCCGACGTCCGCGGGTTCTGGCTGGCCGAGGCGATCTGGGTGACGCACTCCGCGGGCATCGCGAAGGCGGTCGCGGAACTGCTGGTGTCCGGGCACTCCGAAGTCGACGTGCACGAGATCGACGTGCACCGCTTCGAGGACGTCCAGCTGGCACCGTCCTATGTGCACGAGACGGCGCAGCAGAACTTCGTCGAGGTCTACGACATCCTGCACCCGTTGCAGCCCAAGCTTTCCCCGCGTGACCTGCGGGTCACGCCGTTCCACGCGCGGCAGCGCGAGCTGGGCGCGGTGTTCCTGGAGGCGGGCGGCTGGGAGCGGCCGCACTGGTTCGAGGCCAACGCGCCGCTGCTGAAGAAGCTGCCGCACGACTGGCTGCCGCCGGCGCGGGACGCGTGGTCGGCGCAGTTCCACTCGCCGATCGCGGCCGCCGAGGCGTGGCACACGCGCCACGGCGTCGCGCTGTACGACATGACGCCGCTGAAGCGGGTCGAGATCAGCGGACCGGGGTCGCTCGAATTCCTGCAGTCGTTGACGACCAACCAGCTCGACAAGTCGGTGGGGTCGGTGACGTACACGCTGATGCTCGACAACGCCGGTGGCGTCCGCAGCGATGTCACCGTGGCGCGGCTGGAGCGGGAGGTGTTCCAGGTCGGCATCAACGGCAACATCGACGTCGACCACTTCGTCAAGCACGCGCCGCCGGGGGTCCGCGTCCGGGACGTCACCGGCGGGACGTGCTGCATCGGTGTGTGGGGCCCGCTCGCGCGGGACCTCGTGCAGCCACTGTCGCGCGAGGACTTCTCGCACGAGGGGCTCAAGTACTTCCGGGCGCGCAAGGCCCGGATCGCGGGAGTCCCGGTCGTCGCGATGCGACTGTCCTATGTGGGCGAACTGGGCTGGGAGATCTACACCGGTGCCGACAACGGCCTCCGGTTGTGGGACGCGCTGTGGGCGGCCGGTCGTGGTCTCGGTGTCGTCGCGGCGGGACGGGCGGCGTTCAACAGCCTGCGGCTGGAGAAGGGCTACCGGCTGTGGGGCACCGACATGACCACCGAGCACGACCCGTACGAGGCCGGCCTGGCGTTCGCGGTGCGTCCGGCCAAGGGGCCGTTCGTGGGCCGGGACGCCATCGAGGGCCGCAGCGAGGAAACGGCGTCGCGGCGGCTGCGGTGCCTGACGGTCGACGACGGCCGGACGGTCGTGCTCGGCAAGGAACCGGTGTTCGTCGACGGCGTCGCGGCGGGCTACGTCACCAGTGCCGCGTACGGCTACACGGTGGGCCGGCCGATCGCCTACGCGTGGCTGCCGGGATCGGTGGAGATCGGCCGCGGTGTGGAGATCGAGTACTTCGGGCGCCGGGTCGCGACCACGGTGGCCGCCGAACCGCTGGTGGATCCCGGCATGGCGCGGATCCGGCGGTGA
- a CDS encoding PLP-dependent aminotransferase family protein yields the protein MPESWVNLGGRLGADLHLDLTGTGGKRAALITALREAVRSGRLAPGTRLPPYRSLAADLGLARNTVADAYAELVAEGWLAAVQGSGTRVASRAEPLTAARTPKPVPEAPKPRFDLRQGRPDATAFPRTEWLAAARRALNVAPHDTFGPGDPRGRPELREALARYLARARGVRTSPERIVVCSGFAHALRLLFPAVLPGPLAVEAYGLPFHRSIFRHAGIGTIPLALDENGARVDELTAPAVLLTPAHQFPTGGPLHHDRRTAVLDHVRATGGVLVEDDYDGEFRYDRKPVGAVQGLDPEHVVYVGSVSKSLSPALRLGWLVLPAALVDAVLAVKGEREAWTGVLDQLTLAEFLESGAYDQHIRRMRQRYRRRRDALVTALAERAPHVEPTGIAAGLHAVLRLPPGTERSAVKAAAWQGLALDGLAPFRHPDATGSTMDGLVVGYAAPPEHAYPAALDALCRALPPA from the coding sequence GTGCCGGAATCATGGGTCAATCTGGGCGGGCGGCTGGGTGCGGACCTGCACCTGGACCTGACGGGCACCGGCGGCAAGCGGGCCGCGCTGATCACCGCGTTGCGCGAGGCCGTCCGCTCCGGGCGGCTCGCCCCCGGGACCCGGCTGCCGCCGTACCGGTCGCTGGCCGCCGACCTCGGGCTGGCCCGCAACACCGTCGCGGACGCCTACGCCGAGCTTGTCGCCGAAGGCTGGCTGGCCGCCGTCCAGGGTTCGGGCACCCGCGTCGCGTCCCGGGCCGAGCCGCTGACGGCGGCCCGGACGCCCAAGCCGGTCCCGGAGGCGCCGAAGCCGCGGTTCGACCTCCGGCAGGGCCGGCCGGACGCGACGGCGTTCCCGCGGACCGAGTGGCTCGCGGCCGCGCGTCGCGCGCTGAACGTCGCACCGCACGACACCTTCGGCCCCGGCGACCCGCGCGGGCGGCCGGAACTGCGGGAAGCGCTGGCGCGGTACCTGGCCCGGGCCCGCGGCGTGCGGACGTCACCGGAGCGGATCGTCGTCTGCTCGGGGTTCGCGCACGCGCTGCGGCTGCTGTTCCCGGCGGTGCTGCCCGGCCCGCTCGCCGTCGAGGCGTACGGCCTGCCGTTCCACCGCTCGATCTTCCGGCACGCCGGGATCGGCACGATTCCCCTCGCGCTGGACGAAAACGGCGCGCGCGTCGACGAGCTGACGGCGCCGGCGGTGCTGCTGACGCCCGCGCACCAGTTCCCGACCGGCGGCCCGCTGCACCACGACCGCCGCACGGCGGTGCTCGACCACGTCCGCGCGACCGGCGGCGTGCTCGTCGAAGACGACTACGACGGCGAGTTCCGCTACGACCGCAAACCGGTCGGCGCGGTCCAGGGGCTCGATCCCGAGCACGTCGTGTACGTCGGATCGGTGAGCAAGAGCCTGTCCCCGGCGCTGCGGCTCGGGTGGCTCGTGCTGCCCGCGGCGCTGGTGGACGCGGTGCTGGCGGTGAAAGGCGAGCGCGAGGCGTGGACCGGCGTGCTCGACCAGCTGACCTTGGCGGAGTTCCTGGAATCGGGTGCGTACGACCAGCACATCCGCCGCATGCGGCAGCGGTACCGCCGTCGCCGCGACGCGCTCGTCACGGCACTGGCCGAACGAGCCCCGCACGTCGAGCCGACGGGCATCGCGGCGGGGTTGCACGCGGTGCTCCGGCTGCCGCCGGGCACGGAACGATCGGCGGTGAAGGCGGCGGCGTGGCAGGGACTGGCCCTGGACGGCCTGGCGCCGTTCCGCCACCCGGACGCGACGGGGTCCACAATGGACGGTCTGGTGGTCGGCTACGCGGCCCCGCCGGAACACGCCTACCCGGCGGCGCTGGACGCGCTGTGCCGCGCCCTGCCGCCAGCCTGA
- a CDS encoding MarR family winged helix-turn-helix transcriptional regulator: MSDVAEQGLVQEWHELLARYSAVFSTLECRLQERHGIGANEFEALERLATCDFKCRSADLTEAVHLSQSATSRLVARLEKEGLVERALCEMDRRGIFVTLTDAGRERYQAAKQTHREVLNEVLR, from the coding sequence GTGAGCGACGTCGCCGAGCAGGGCCTGGTGCAGGAGTGGCACGAGCTGCTGGCGCGCTACTCGGCCGTGTTCAGCACGCTGGAGTGCCGCCTGCAGGAGCGCCACGGCATCGGCGCGAACGAGTTCGAAGCACTGGAACGCCTCGCGACCTGCGACTTCAAGTGCCGGTCGGCCGACCTGACGGAGGCGGTCCACCTGAGCCAGAGCGCCACGTCACGGCTGGTCGCCCGCCTCGAGAAGGAGGGCCTGGTCGAGCGCGCCCTGTGCGAGATGGACCGGCGCGGCATCTTCGTGACGCTCACCGACGCGGGCCGCGAGCGCTACCAGGCGGCGAAGCAGACGCATCGCGAAGTGCTCAACGAAGTCCTGCGCTGA
- a CDS encoding MFS transporter encodes MSSSVSLSTTSTRWDARLWGVLLTVSIVIGLDALDVSMVGVALPAIQADLGLSTSALQWVVSGYVLGYGGLLLLGGRTADLLGRRRVFLVAVAVFALASLLGGLVDDGALLIASRFVKGLAAAFTAPAALSIITTTFQEGPARNKAISIFAVFGASGYSAGLVFSGLLTEVGWRWTFLLPAPIALVALVAAWRLIPSYQREEGRGYDFPGAITGAAGSLLLVFGVVEAPEVGWAAPRTLITFVVALALLVTFVVIEKRSSHPLLRLGILRSGPLARANLGGALFFGAYIGFQFVVMLYLQRVLGWSALQTALGFLPAALIVAFGSPRIEPLIDRVGTPRTIFAGVVAHVIGYALFLRIDEHSGYAGSVLPSMILLGIGFTLAFSSLNIQATNGISDSEQGLAGGLLNTSLQVGGAIGLAVVTAVLTANGGREASPAALLTGLTPALSVVTGIAVLGLLIAISGLAARKKPAVEPVAEADLLALAD; translated from the coding sequence ATGAGCTCTTCCGTGTCCTTGTCCACCACCTCGACCCGGTGGGACGCACGTCTCTGGGGTGTCCTGCTCACCGTTTCGATCGTCATCGGTCTCGACGCGCTCGACGTGTCGATGGTCGGGGTCGCGCTCCCCGCCATCCAGGCCGACCTCGGCCTGTCCACCAGCGCGCTGCAATGGGTCGTCAGCGGCTACGTCCTCGGCTACGGCGGGCTGCTGCTCCTCGGCGGCCGCACCGCCGACCTGCTGGGCCGCCGCCGCGTGTTCCTCGTCGCCGTCGCGGTCTTCGCGCTCGCCTCGCTCCTCGGCGGGCTCGTCGACGACGGCGCGCTGCTCATCGCGAGCCGCTTCGTCAAGGGCCTGGCCGCCGCGTTCACCGCGCCGGCCGCGCTGTCCATCATCACCACGACGTTCCAGGAGGGCCCGGCCCGCAACAAGGCGATCAGCATCTTCGCCGTGTTCGGCGCCAGCGGGTACTCCGCCGGTCTCGTGTTCTCCGGCCTGCTGACCGAGGTCGGCTGGCGCTGGACGTTCCTGCTGCCCGCGCCGATCGCGCTCGTCGCGCTGGTCGCGGCGTGGCGGCTGATCCCGTCGTACCAGCGGGAAGAGGGCCGCGGGTACGACTTCCCGGGCGCCATCACCGGCGCCGCCGGGTCGCTGCTGCTGGTGTTCGGCGTCGTCGAGGCGCCGGAGGTGGGCTGGGCCGCGCCGCGCACGCTCATCACGTTCGTGGTCGCCCTGGCCCTGCTCGTGACGTTCGTGGTCATCGAAAAGCGCAGCAGCCACCCGCTGCTGCGGCTGGGGATCCTCCGCTCGGGCCCGCTGGCCCGCGCCAACCTCGGCGGCGCGCTGTTCTTCGGCGCGTACATCGGGTTCCAGTTCGTCGTGATGCTGTACCTGCAGCGGGTCCTGGGCTGGTCCGCGCTGCAGACCGCGCTCGGCTTCCTGCCGGCGGCGCTGATCGTTGCGTTCGGCTCGCCGCGGATCGAGCCGCTGATCGACCGCGTCGGCACGCCCCGCACGATCTTCGCGGGCGTGGTCGCGCACGTCATCGGCTACGCGCTGTTCCTGCGCATCGACGAGCACTCGGGCTACGCGGGCAGCGTCCTGCCCAGCATGATCCTGCTCGGCATCGGCTTCACGCTGGCGTTCTCCTCGCTGAACATCCAGGCCACGAACGGGATTTCGGACAGCGAGCAGGGGCTGGCGGGCGGCCTGCTGAACACGTCACTGCAGGTCGGCGGCGCGATCGGGCTGGCGGTGGTGACGGCGGTCCTGACCGCCAACGGCGGCCGCGAAGCCTCACCGGCCGCGCTGCTCACCGGTCTGACACCGGCGTTGAGCGTGGTCACCGGCATCGCGGTGCTGGGCCTGTTGATCGCCATCAGCGGCCTGGCCGCCCGCAAGAAGCCGGCGGTGGAGCCGGTCGCGGAAGCGGACCTGCTCGCCCTCGCCGACTGA
- a CDS encoding carboxymuconolactone decarboxylase family protein yields MTNRLNFAKTAPKAFKALIGFDAAARAGLDPALVELVQIRASQLNRCAYCLHMHTSDARKAGESEERLHMVAVWREATSFFSAQEQAALALTEAVTLISAAGVPDDVYARAAGQFDEAELGQLLALIFAINTWNRIAITTAKVPGTDERVAR; encoded by the coding sequence ATGACGAACCGCCTGAACTTTGCCAAGACCGCACCGAAGGCCTTCAAGGCCCTGATCGGTTTCGACGCCGCCGCCCGCGCCGGGCTGGACCCGGCGCTGGTCGAGCTGGTCCAGATCCGCGCGTCGCAGCTCAACCGCTGCGCCTACTGCCTGCACATGCACACCTCGGACGCCCGCAAGGCGGGGGAAAGCGAGGAGCGGCTGCACATGGTGGCGGTGTGGCGGGAGGCCACGAGCTTCTTCAGCGCGCAGGAGCAGGCCGCGCTGGCCCTGACCGAAGCCGTCACGCTGATCTCGGCGGCCGGCGTGCCCGACGACGTCTACGCCCGCGCCGCCGGCCAGTTCGACGAAGCGGAATTGGGCCAGCTGCTCGCGCTGATCTTCGCGATCAACACGTGGAACCGCATCGCGATCACGACCGCCAAGGTGCCCGGCACGGACGAGCGGGTGGCGCGGTGA
- a CDS encoding sarcosine oxidase subunit gamma, whose amino-acid sequence MTVDVTEEPFRTQLTVRLRDGRALLGVELPTPCTFVSGDGVDILWMGPDEYLVLAEPGRQAELEAGLRADGAAAVVDVSAQRKVFRLTGSYAADVLAHGCSIDLDPAVSPPGTCVQTLLARTGIVLMVREDGFTILVRQSFSDYFTAWLADASLEYVP is encoded by the coding sequence GTGACGGTTGACGTGACCGAAGAACCGTTCCGCACGCAACTCACCGTGCGCCTCCGGGACGGGCGTGCCCTGCTCGGCGTCGAGCTGCCGACGCCGTGCACGTTCGTCAGCGGCGACGGCGTCGACATCCTGTGGATGGGCCCGGACGAGTACCTGGTGCTCGCCGAGCCCGGCCGTCAGGCCGAGCTGGAAGCCGGGCTCCGGGCGGACGGCGCGGCGGCGGTCGTCGACGTCTCGGCCCAGCGCAAGGTCTTCCGGCTCACCGGGTCGTACGCGGCCGACGTGCTGGCCCACGGCTGCTCGATCGACCTGGACCCGGCCGTGTCGCCGCCGGGCACGTGCGTCCAGACGCTTCTCGCGCGCACCGGGATCGTGCTCATGGTCCGGGAAGACGGTTTCACGATCCTCGTCCGCCAGTCGTTCTCGGACTACTTCACGGCCTGGCTGGCCGACGCGAGCCTGGAGTACGTGCCATGA
- the purU gene encoding formyltetrahydrofolate deformylase, with protein MTFTLTLKCPERSGIVHAVTTFLVGQGCDIVEHQQFDDDVRGSLFLRTSFTCARAATVDDLTRAFAPVAGDFAMEFEFSDGTPPRILVMVSKFGHCLNDLLFRWRAGSLGAEIALVVSNHEDLRPMAEAAGVPFAHVPVTPETKPDAEQRLLDLVGEHEADLVVLARYMQVLSNELCQKLEGRAINIHHSFLPGFKGAKPYHQAYDRGVKYVGATAHYVTPDLDEGPIIEQEVQRVDHTYSPRELVTVGRDAEALALSRAVRWHCEHRVLLNGNSTVVFR; from the coding sequence ATGACCTTCACCTTGACGCTCAAGTGCCCGGAACGCTCGGGCATCGTGCACGCCGTCACCACGTTCCTGGTCGGGCAGGGCTGCGACATCGTCGAGCACCAGCAGTTCGACGACGACGTGCGCGGCTCGCTGTTCCTGCGCACGTCGTTCACCTGCGCCCGGGCGGCCACAGTGGACGATCTGACCCGCGCGTTCGCCCCGGTGGCCGGCGACTTCGCCATGGAGTTCGAGTTCTCCGACGGGACGCCGCCGCGGATCCTCGTCATGGTCTCGAAGTTCGGGCACTGCCTCAACGACCTGCTCTTCCGCTGGCGGGCGGGCAGTCTCGGCGCCGAGATCGCGCTGGTCGTGTCCAACCACGAGGACCTGCGGCCGATGGCCGAGGCGGCCGGGGTGCCGTTCGCGCACGTCCCGGTCACGCCGGAGACCAAGCCGGACGCCGAGCAGCGCCTGCTCGACCTGGTCGGGGAGCACGAAGCGGACCTGGTCGTGCTCGCCCGGTACATGCAGGTGCTGTCGAACGAGCTGTGCCAGAAGCTCGAAGGCCGCGCGATCAACATCCACCACTCGTTCCTGCCCGGGTTCAAGGGCGCCAAGCCCTACCACCAGGCCTACGACCGTGGCGTCAAGTACGTCGGCGCGACCGCGCACTACGTGACGCCCGACCTCGACGAGGGCCCGATCATCGAGCAGGAGGTCCAGCGCGTCGACCACACGTACTCGCCGCGCGAGCTGGTGACCGTCGGCCGCGACGCCGAAGCCCTCGCCCTGTCCCGCGCGGTGCGCTGGCACTGCGAACACCGCGTCCTGCTCAACGGCAACAGCACGGTCGTCTTCCGTTAG
- a CDS encoding S1C family serine protease, with amino-acid sequence MSEYDRGPHGGGEYPYGYGQGHYRQPPPYEPPRDQWGRPYDPYTQPFYGYPQPGYQPPPKRRTSLPLVFGIVAVVFGLGVWRYIQSSDPSMEGGGNQNFGFSGPPSTSQTVLDAAAVTAKVSPAIVNITTELGLQGAAAAGTGIVLTPDGEVLTNNHVVAGATSIKATSIGTGETYQASVIGYDRSEDIAVIRLEDASGLPAATIGDSSSVKVGDQILGLGNAGGRGGDPVPAPGTVAALDQSITASDESSGSSEQLTGLIQVHADIESGDSGGPLVNADAQVVGVDTAASTGYQLNGRRSGAGGEGFAIPINQAVDIAHKIVAGAATDKIHIGKTAFIGVSVSDAPGQGARVSEVVPRGPAQRAGVTPREVITAVDGKPIDSATTLTAVMDTHHPGDELTLTVSDASGGQQQVKVTAAEGPVG; translated from the coding sequence ATGAGCGAGTACGACCGGGGACCGCACGGCGGCGGGGAGTACCCGTACGGCTATGGCCAGGGCCACTACCGGCAGCCGCCGCCCTACGAGCCGCCCCGTGACCAGTGGGGGCGGCCGTACGATCCCTACACGCAGCCGTTCTACGGCTACCCGCAGCCCGGCTACCAGCCGCCGCCCAAGCGGCGTACGTCGCTGCCCCTGGTGTTCGGGATCGTCGCGGTGGTGTTCGGGCTGGGCGTCTGGCGGTACATCCAATCGTCGGACCCTTCGATGGAGGGCGGCGGGAACCAGAACTTCGGCTTCTCCGGGCCGCCCAGCACGTCCCAGACGGTGCTCGACGCCGCCGCCGTGACCGCGAAGGTCAGCCCGGCCATCGTCAACATCACCACCGAGCTGGGCCTGCAGGGCGCGGCCGCGGCGGGCACCGGCATCGTGCTCACCCCGGACGGCGAGGTGCTGACGAACAACCACGTCGTCGCGGGGGCGACGAGCATCAAGGCGACCAGCATCGGCACCGGCGAGACGTACCAGGCGTCCGTGATCGGCTACGACCGCAGCGAGGACATCGCGGTCATCCGGCTCGAGGACGCGTCCGGCCTGCCGGCCGCGACGATCGGCGACTCGTCGTCGGTCAAGGTCGGCGACCAGATCCTCGGCCTCGGCAACGCCGGCGGCCGCGGCGGCGACCCGGTGCCCGCGCCGGGCACGGTCGCGGCGCTGGACCAGTCGATCACCGCGTCGGACGAGTCCAGCGGCTCGTCCGAGCAGCTGACCGGGCTGATCCAGGTCCATGCGGACATCGAGTCCGGCGACTCGGGCGGCCCGCTGGTCAACGCGGACGCGCAGGTGGTCGGCGTGGACACGGCGGCGTCCACCGGCTACCAGCTGAACGGCCGCCGCAGCGGCGCGGGCGGCGAGGGGTTCGCGATCCCGATCAACCAGGCCGTCGACATCGCGCACAAGATCGTGGCGGGCGCGGCGACGGACAAGATCCACATCGGCAAGACGGCGTTCATCGGCGTCTCGGTGTCGGACGCCCCGGGCCAGGGAGCCCGGGTCAGCGAGGTGGTCCCGCGAGGCCCGGCCCAGCGGGCTGGCGTGACGCCGCGCGAAGTGATCACGGCGGTCGACGGCAAGCCGATCGATTCGGCGACGACGTTGACGGCGGTGATGGACACTCACCATCCGGGTGACGAGTTGACCCTGACGGTGTCGGACGCCTCGGGCGGGCAGCAGCAGGTGAAGGTGACGGCCGCCGAGGGGCCGGTCGGCTGA